Proteins from a single region of Oryza brachyantha chromosome 6, ObraRS2, whole genome shotgun sequence:
- the LOC102716424 gene encoding serine/threonine protein phosphatase 2A 55 kDa regulatory subunit B alpha isoform isoform X3: MNPDEGDDRPEEAGAGEAAAGSSSAQAQGQGQPLEWRFAQVFGERAAGEDVQEVDIISAIEFDKSGDYLATGDRGGRVVLFERTDARDQNASRRELERQDASITRHPEFRYKTEFQSHEPEFDYLKSLEIEEKINKIRWCQTANNSLSLLSTNDKTIKYWKVQEKKVKQVSVMNLNNSRSVGTGSTSSSSTSSSRALLPNGGCSDKSSCLNSDILFPPGGYPSLRLPVVASQDVNLVARCRRVYAHAHDYHINSISNNSDGETYLSADDLRINLWNLEVNSQSFNIVDVKPPNMEDLTEVITCAEFHPTHCNILAYSSSKGSIRLIDLRQSALCDNHSKIFEEHEAPGSRSFFTEIIASISDIKFSRDGRYILSRDYMTLKLWDLNMDSGPVSTFQVHEHLRPRLCDLYENDSIFDKFECCLSGDGLRVATGSYGNLFRVFGCTPGSTEATTLEASRNPMRRQIVNPTRPTRTLTSLARGVRRGGENQGVDANGNSFDFSTKLLHLAWHPTENSIACAAANSLYMYYA, from the exons ATGAATCCCGACGAGGGCGACGACCGCCCcgaggaggcgggggcgggcgaggcggcggccggttcGTCGTCGGCGCAGGCGCAGGGGCAGGGGCAACCTTTGGAGTGGCGGTTCGCGCAGGTCTTCGGCGAGCGCGCGGCCGGGGAGGACGTGCAGGAAG TTGACATCATCTCTGCAATTGAGTTTGATAAATCCGGTGATTATCTTGCCACTGGAGATAGAGGAGGCCgtgttgttttatttgaaagaaCAGATGCTCGGGAT CAGAATGCCAGTCGGAGAGAACTGGAGAGACAAGATGCTTCGATTACTAGACATCCAGAGTTCCGCTACAAAACTGAATTTCAGAGTCATGAACCCGAG TTTGACTATCTCAAAAGTTTGGAAATAGAGGAGAAGATCAACAAGATCAGGTGGTGCCAGACAGCCAATAATTCACTCTCCCTTCTGTCtacaaatgataaaacaatcaaatacTGGAAG GTGCAAGAGAAGAAAGTAAAACAAGTTTCAGTTATGAATTTGAACAATTCTCGGAGTGTAGGGACTGGTAGCACTTCTAGTTCAAGTACTAGTAGTTCTAGGGCTCTTCTTCCAAATGGTGGATGTTCAGACAAGTCCAGTTGCTTGAACAGTGATATTTTGTTTCCACCCGGAGGCTACCCTTCATTACGTTTACCTGTG GTTGCAAGTCAAGATGTCAACCTTGTTGCTAGATGTCGACGTGTATACGCTCATGCTCATGATTACCATATTAACTCTATATCAAACAATAG TGATGGCGAGACATACCTATCAGCAGATGATCTGCGTATAAATCTATGGAATTTGGAGGTAAATAGCCAGAGCTTCAATATTGTTGATGTGAAGCCTCCAAACATGGAAGACCTAACGG AGGTCATTACATGTGCGGAGTTCCACCCAACTCATTGTAATATACTGGCCTATAGCAGTTCAAAGGGTTCTATCCGACTCATTGATCTGCGACAATCAGCTTTGTGTGACAACCATTCCAAGAT ATTTGAGGAACATGAAGCACCTGGATCAAGATCCTTCTTCACAGAGATAATCGCATCAATTTCAGATATAAAGTTTTCAAGGGATGGAAGATATATTCTTAGTCGTGATTATATGACTCTCAAG CTATGGGATCTCAACATGGATTCAGGCCCTGTTTCAACCTTCCAGGTCCATGAACATTTAAGGCCCAGG CTATGTGATCTGTATGAGAATGACTCaatatttgacaaatttgaGTGTTGTCTTAGCGGGGATGGACTTCGTGTTGCAACTGGTTCCTATGG TAATTTGTTTCGGGTTTTTGGCTGTACTCCTGGAAGCACAGAAGCAACTACTTTGGAAGCAAGCAGAAACCCCATGAG GCGGCAGATTGTAAACCCAACAAGGCCCACACGCACACTAACCTCTCTGGCCCGTGGCGTGCGAAGAG GTGGGGAGAATCAAGGCGTTGATGCCAATGGAAATTCATTTGACTTTTCAACCAAGTTGCTCCATCTTGCATGGCACCCAACCGAGAATTCTATTGCATGTGCTGCTGCAAATAGTTTGTATATGTATTATGCGTAG
- the LOC102722303 gene encoding protein NDL1-like isoform X2 has protein sequence MSGPKGHEHHIQTNHGSVSVAVYGDHDKPALVTYPDIALNHMSCFQGLLFCPEASSLLLHNFCIYHISPPGHELGAAPISPSSPVASVDELADQVSDVLDFFGLGPVMCLGVTAGAYILTLFATKYRERVLGLILVSPLCRTPSWTEWFHNKLMSNLLYYYGMCNMVKDCLLQRYFGKGVQGGSVVPESDIVQASRSFLDQRQSMNVWRFIHTVNERHDLTESLKELQCRTLIFVGQKSQFHAEAVHMTSKLDERYSALVEVQGCGSVVTEEQPHSMLIPLEYFLVGYGLYRPSQISCSPRSPLNPFCISPELLSPESMGVKLKPIKTRAKREV, from the exons ATGTCTGGACCGAAAGGCCAT GAACATCATATACAAACAAACCATGGTTCTGTATCTGTTGCTGTATATGGAGACCATGACAAGCCAGCACTTGTTACTTATCCAGATATTGCATTGAATC atatGTCATGCTTCCAAGGTCTACTCTTCTGCCCTGAAGCATCTTCATTACTGCTCcataatttttgtatttacCATATCAGCCCTCCAGGACATGAG TTAGGAGCAGCTCCAATTTCACCTAGCAGTCCTGTGGCATCCGTTGATGAGTTAGCGGATCAGGTTTCAGACgtacttgatttttttgg ACTGGGTCCTGTTATGTGCTTAGGTGTCACTGCTGGTGCATACATCCTTACTCTATTTGCA ACGAAGTATAGGGAGCGAGTACTAGGTCTTATCCTAGTTTCACCTCTATGTAGGACTCCTTCTTGGACCGAGTGGTTTCACAATAAG TTGATGTCAAATTTGCTATATTATTACGGGATGTGCAACATGGTAAAGGACTGTTTGCTACAACGATACTTCGGCAAG GGAGTGCAGGGAGGATCTGTTGTTCCTGAATCAGATATTGTGCAGGCGTCTAGAAGT TTCCTAGATCAACGGCAAAGCATGAACGTATGGCGGTTTATCCACACAGTTAATGa GAGACATGACTTGACAGAAAGCTTGAAGGAGCTGCAGTGTCGAACTCTAATTTTCGTCGGCCAGAAATCTCAGTTCCACGCTGAGGCTGTTCACATGACCTCAAAGCTTGATGAGAGATATAGTGCCCTTGTAGAG GTACAAGGTTGTGGATCTGTTGTGACAGAGGAGCAACCACATTCAATGCTTATACCGCTGGAGTACTTCCTTGTGGGATATGGATTGTACAGACCAAGCCAGATAAGCTGCAGCCCTCGTAGCCCTTTGAACCCATTTTGCATATCGCCAGAACTCCTCTCGCCTGAGAGCATGGGAGTTAAGCTAAAGCCGATCAAGACGCGAGCCAAACGTGAAGTTTAg
- the LOC102716424 gene encoding serine/threonine protein phosphatase 2A 55 kDa regulatory subunit B alpha isoform isoform X4 codes for MNPDEGDDRPEEAGAGEAAAGSSSAQAQGQGQPLEWRFAQVFGERAAGEDVQEVDIISAIEFDKSGDYLATGDRGGRVVLFERTDARDNASRRELERQDASITRHPEFRYKTEFQSHEPEFDYLKSLEIEEKINKIRWCQTANNSLSLLSTNDKTIKYWKVQEKKVKQVSVMNLNNSRSVGTGSTSSSSTSSSRALLPNGGCSDKSSCLNSDILFPPGGYPSLRLPVVASQDVNLVARCRRVYAHAHDYHINSISNNSDGETYLSADDLRINLWNLEVNSQSFNIVDVKPPNMEDLTEVITCAEFHPTHCNILAYSSSKGSIRLIDLRQSALCDNHSKIFEEHEAPGSRSFFTEIIASISDIKFSRDGRYILSRDYMTLKLWDLNMDSGPVSTFQVHEHLRPRLCDLYENDSIFDKFECCLSGDGLRVATGSYGNLFRVFGCTPGSTEATTLEASRNPMRRQIVNPTRPTRTLTSLARGVRRGGENQGVDANGNSFDFSTKLLHLAWHPTENSIACAAANSLYMYYA; via the exons ATGAATCCCGACGAGGGCGACGACCGCCCcgaggaggcgggggcgggcgaggcggcggccggttcGTCGTCGGCGCAGGCGCAGGGGCAGGGGCAACCTTTGGAGTGGCGGTTCGCGCAGGTCTTCGGCGAGCGCGCGGCCGGGGAGGACGTGCAGGAAG TTGACATCATCTCTGCAATTGAGTTTGATAAATCCGGTGATTATCTTGCCACTGGAGATAGAGGAGGCCgtgttgttttatttgaaagaaCAGATGCTCGGGAT AATGCCAGTCGGAGAGAACTGGAGAGACAAGATGCTTCGATTACTAGACATCCAGAGTTCCGCTACAAAACTGAATTTCAGAGTCATGAACCCGAG TTTGACTATCTCAAAAGTTTGGAAATAGAGGAGAAGATCAACAAGATCAGGTGGTGCCAGACAGCCAATAATTCACTCTCCCTTCTGTCtacaaatgataaaacaatcaaatacTGGAAG GTGCAAGAGAAGAAAGTAAAACAAGTTTCAGTTATGAATTTGAACAATTCTCGGAGTGTAGGGACTGGTAGCACTTCTAGTTCAAGTACTAGTAGTTCTAGGGCTCTTCTTCCAAATGGTGGATGTTCAGACAAGTCCAGTTGCTTGAACAGTGATATTTTGTTTCCACCCGGAGGCTACCCTTCATTACGTTTACCTGTG GTTGCAAGTCAAGATGTCAACCTTGTTGCTAGATGTCGACGTGTATACGCTCATGCTCATGATTACCATATTAACTCTATATCAAACAATAG TGATGGCGAGACATACCTATCAGCAGATGATCTGCGTATAAATCTATGGAATTTGGAGGTAAATAGCCAGAGCTTCAATATTGTTGATGTGAAGCCTCCAAACATGGAAGACCTAACGG AGGTCATTACATGTGCGGAGTTCCACCCAACTCATTGTAATATACTGGCCTATAGCAGTTCAAAGGGTTCTATCCGACTCATTGATCTGCGACAATCAGCTTTGTGTGACAACCATTCCAAGAT ATTTGAGGAACATGAAGCACCTGGATCAAGATCCTTCTTCACAGAGATAATCGCATCAATTTCAGATATAAAGTTTTCAAGGGATGGAAGATATATTCTTAGTCGTGATTATATGACTCTCAAG CTATGGGATCTCAACATGGATTCAGGCCCTGTTTCAACCTTCCAGGTCCATGAACATTTAAGGCCCAGG CTATGTGATCTGTATGAGAATGACTCaatatttgacaaatttgaGTGTTGTCTTAGCGGGGATGGACTTCGTGTTGCAACTGGTTCCTATGG TAATTTGTTTCGGGTTTTTGGCTGTACTCCTGGAAGCACAGAAGCAACTACTTTGGAAGCAAGCAGAAACCCCATGAG GCGGCAGATTGTAAACCCAACAAGGCCCACACGCACACTAACCTCTCTGGCCCGTGGCGTGCGAAGAG GTGGGGAGAATCAAGGCGTTGATGCCAATGGAAATTCATTTGACTTTTCAACCAAGTTGCTCCATCTTGCATGGCACCCAACCGAGAATTCTATTGCATGTGCTGCTGCAAATAGTTTGTATATGTATTATGCGTAG
- the LOC102722303 gene encoding protein NDL1-like isoform X1, with translation MGDSGGSVVSVDVERISFGGKEHHIQTNHGSVSVAVYGDHDKPALVTYPDIALNHMSCFQGLLFCPEASSLLLHNFCIYHISPPGHELGAAPISPSSPVASVDELADQVSDVLDFFGLGPVMCLGVTAGAYILTLFATKYRERVLGLILVSPLCRTPSWTEWFHNKLMSNLLYYYGMCNMVKDCLLQRYFGKGVQGGSVVPESDIVQASRSFLDQRQSMNVWRFIHTVNERHDLTESLKELQCRTLIFVGQKSQFHAEAVHMTSKLDERYSALVEVQGCGSVVTEEQPHSMLIPLEYFLVGYGLYRPSQISCSPRSPLNPFCISPELLSPESMGVKLKPIKTRAKREV, from the exons ATGGGCGACTCCGGCGGCTCCGTGGTGTCGGTGGACGTCGAGCGCATCTCCTTCGGCGGCAAG GAACATCATATACAAACAAACCATGGTTCTGTATCTGTTGCTGTATATGGAGACCATGACAAGCCAGCACTTGTTACTTATCCAGATATTGCATTGAATC atatGTCATGCTTCCAAGGTCTACTCTTCTGCCCTGAAGCATCTTCATTACTGCTCcataatttttgtatttacCATATCAGCCCTCCAGGACATGAG TTAGGAGCAGCTCCAATTTCACCTAGCAGTCCTGTGGCATCCGTTGATGAGTTAGCGGATCAGGTTTCAGACgtacttgatttttttgg ACTGGGTCCTGTTATGTGCTTAGGTGTCACTGCTGGTGCATACATCCTTACTCTATTTGCA ACGAAGTATAGGGAGCGAGTACTAGGTCTTATCCTAGTTTCACCTCTATGTAGGACTCCTTCTTGGACCGAGTGGTTTCACAATAAG TTGATGTCAAATTTGCTATATTATTACGGGATGTGCAACATGGTAAAGGACTGTTTGCTACAACGATACTTCGGCAAG GGAGTGCAGGGAGGATCTGTTGTTCCTGAATCAGATATTGTGCAGGCGTCTAGAAGT TTCCTAGATCAACGGCAAAGCATGAACGTATGGCGGTTTATCCACACAGTTAATGa GAGACATGACTTGACAGAAAGCTTGAAGGAGCTGCAGTGTCGAACTCTAATTTTCGTCGGCCAGAAATCTCAGTTCCACGCTGAGGCTGTTCACATGACCTCAAAGCTTGATGAGAGATATAGTGCCCTTGTAGAG GTACAAGGTTGTGGATCTGTTGTGACAGAGGAGCAACCACATTCAATGCTTATACCGCTGGAGTACTTCCTTGTGGGATATGGATTGTACAGACCAAGCCAGATAAGCTGCAGCCCTCGTAGCCCTTTGAACCCATTTTGCATATCGCCAGAACTCCTCTCGCCTGAGAGCATGGGAGTTAAGCTAAAGCCGATCAAGACGCGAGCCAAACGTGAAGTTTAg
- the LOC102716424 gene encoding serine/threonine protein phosphatase 2A 55 kDa regulatory subunit B alpha isoform isoform X2, which translates to MNPDEGDDRPEEAGAGEAAAGSSSAQAQGQGQPLEWRFAQVFGERAAGEDVQEVDIISAIEFDKSGDYLATGDRGGRVVLFERTDARDNASRRELERQDASITRHPEFRYKTEFQSHEPEFDYLKSLEIEEKINKIRWCQTANNSLSLLSTNDKTIKYWKVQEKKVKQVSVMNLNNSRSVGTGSTSSSSTSSSRALLPNGGCSDKSSCLNSDILFPPGGYPSLRLPVVVASQDVNLVARCRRVYAHAHDYHINSISNNSDGETYLSADDLRINLWNLEVNSQSFNIVDVKPPNMEDLTEVITCAEFHPTHCNILAYSSSKGSIRLIDLRQSALCDNHSKIFEEHEAPGSRSFFTEIIASISDIKFSRDGRYILSRDYMTLKLWDLNMDSGPVSTFQVHEHLRPRLCDLYENDSIFDKFECCLSGDGLRVATGSYGNLFRVFGCTPGSTEATTLEASRNPMRRQIVNPTRPTRTLTSLARGVRRGGENQGVDANGNSFDFSTKLLHLAWHPTENSIACAAANSLYMYYA; encoded by the exons ATGAATCCCGACGAGGGCGACGACCGCCCcgaggaggcgggggcgggcgaggcggcggccggttcGTCGTCGGCGCAGGCGCAGGGGCAGGGGCAACCTTTGGAGTGGCGGTTCGCGCAGGTCTTCGGCGAGCGCGCGGCCGGGGAGGACGTGCAGGAAG TTGACATCATCTCTGCAATTGAGTTTGATAAATCCGGTGATTATCTTGCCACTGGAGATAGAGGAGGCCgtgttgttttatttgaaagaaCAGATGCTCGGGAT AATGCCAGTCGGAGAGAACTGGAGAGACAAGATGCTTCGATTACTAGACATCCAGAGTTCCGCTACAAAACTGAATTTCAGAGTCATGAACCCGAG TTTGACTATCTCAAAAGTTTGGAAATAGAGGAGAAGATCAACAAGATCAGGTGGTGCCAGACAGCCAATAATTCACTCTCCCTTCTGTCtacaaatgataaaacaatcaaatacTGGAAG GTGCAAGAGAAGAAAGTAAAACAAGTTTCAGTTATGAATTTGAACAATTCTCGGAGTGTAGGGACTGGTAGCACTTCTAGTTCAAGTACTAGTAGTTCTAGGGCTCTTCTTCCAAATGGTGGATGTTCAGACAAGTCCAGTTGCTTGAACAGTGATATTTTGTTTCCACCCGGAGGCTACCCTTCATTACGTTTACCTGTGGTA GTTGCAAGTCAAGATGTCAACCTTGTTGCTAGATGTCGACGTGTATACGCTCATGCTCATGATTACCATATTAACTCTATATCAAACAATAG TGATGGCGAGACATACCTATCAGCAGATGATCTGCGTATAAATCTATGGAATTTGGAGGTAAATAGCCAGAGCTTCAATATTGTTGATGTGAAGCCTCCAAACATGGAAGACCTAACGG AGGTCATTACATGTGCGGAGTTCCACCCAACTCATTGTAATATACTGGCCTATAGCAGTTCAAAGGGTTCTATCCGACTCATTGATCTGCGACAATCAGCTTTGTGTGACAACCATTCCAAGAT ATTTGAGGAACATGAAGCACCTGGATCAAGATCCTTCTTCACAGAGATAATCGCATCAATTTCAGATATAAAGTTTTCAAGGGATGGAAGATATATTCTTAGTCGTGATTATATGACTCTCAAG CTATGGGATCTCAACATGGATTCAGGCCCTGTTTCAACCTTCCAGGTCCATGAACATTTAAGGCCCAGG CTATGTGATCTGTATGAGAATGACTCaatatttgacaaatttgaGTGTTGTCTTAGCGGGGATGGACTTCGTGTTGCAACTGGTTCCTATGG TAATTTGTTTCGGGTTTTTGGCTGTACTCCTGGAAGCACAGAAGCAACTACTTTGGAAGCAAGCAGAAACCCCATGAG GCGGCAGATTGTAAACCCAACAAGGCCCACACGCACACTAACCTCTCTGGCCCGTGGCGTGCGAAGAG GTGGGGAGAATCAAGGCGTTGATGCCAATGGAAATTCATTTGACTTTTCAACCAAGTTGCTCCATCTTGCATGGCACCCAACCGAGAATTCTATTGCATGTGCTGCTGCAAATAGTTTGTATATGTATTATGCGTAG
- the LOC102716424 gene encoding serine/threonine protein phosphatase 2A 55 kDa regulatory subunit B alpha isoform isoform X1, protein MNPDEGDDRPEEAGAGEAAAGSSSAQAQGQGQPLEWRFAQVFGERAAGEDVQEVDIISAIEFDKSGDYLATGDRGGRVVLFERTDARDQNASRRELERQDASITRHPEFRYKTEFQSHEPEFDYLKSLEIEEKINKIRWCQTANNSLSLLSTNDKTIKYWKVQEKKVKQVSVMNLNNSRSVGTGSTSSSSTSSSRALLPNGGCSDKSSCLNSDILFPPGGYPSLRLPVVVASQDVNLVARCRRVYAHAHDYHINSISNNSDGETYLSADDLRINLWNLEVNSQSFNIVDVKPPNMEDLTEVITCAEFHPTHCNILAYSSSKGSIRLIDLRQSALCDNHSKIFEEHEAPGSRSFFTEIIASISDIKFSRDGRYILSRDYMTLKLWDLNMDSGPVSTFQVHEHLRPRLCDLYENDSIFDKFECCLSGDGLRVATGSYGNLFRVFGCTPGSTEATTLEASRNPMRRQIVNPTRPTRTLTSLARGVRRGGENQGVDANGNSFDFSTKLLHLAWHPTENSIACAAANSLYMYYA, encoded by the exons ATGAATCCCGACGAGGGCGACGACCGCCCcgaggaggcgggggcgggcgaggcggcggccggttcGTCGTCGGCGCAGGCGCAGGGGCAGGGGCAACCTTTGGAGTGGCGGTTCGCGCAGGTCTTCGGCGAGCGCGCGGCCGGGGAGGACGTGCAGGAAG TTGACATCATCTCTGCAATTGAGTTTGATAAATCCGGTGATTATCTTGCCACTGGAGATAGAGGAGGCCgtgttgttttatttgaaagaaCAGATGCTCGGGAT CAGAATGCCAGTCGGAGAGAACTGGAGAGACAAGATGCTTCGATTACTAGACATCCAGAGTTCCGCTACAAAACTGAATTTCAGAGTCATGAACCCGAG TTTGACTATCTCAAAAGTTTGGAAATAGAGGAGAAGATCAACAAGATCAGGTGGTGCCAGACAGCCAATAATTCACTCTCCCTTCTGTCtacaaatgataaaacaatcaaatacTGGAAG GTGCAAGAGAAGAAAGTAAAACAAGTTTCAGTTATGAATTTGAACAATTCTCGGAGTGTAGGGACTGGTAGCACTTCTAGTTCAAGTACTAGTAGTTCTAGGGCTCTTCTTCCAAATGGTGGATGTTCAGACAAGTCCAGTTGCTTGAACAGTGATATTTTGTTTCCACCCGGAGGCTACCCTTCATTACGTTTACCTGTGGTA GTTGCAAGTCAAGATGTCAACCTTGTTGCTAGATGTCGACGTGTATACGCTCATGCTCATGATTACCATATTAACTCTATATCAAACAATAG TGATGGCGAGACATACCTATCAGCAGATGATCTGCGTATAAATCTATGGAATTTGGAGGTAAATAGCCAGAGCTTCAATATTGTTGATGTGAAGCCTCCAAACATGGAAGACCTAACGG AGGTCATTACATGTGCGGAGTTCCACCCAACTCATTGTAATATACTGGCCTATAGCAGTTCAAAGGGTTCTATCCGACTCATTGATCTGCGACAATCAGCTTTGTGTGACAACCATTCCAAGAT ATTTGAGGAACATGAAGCACCTGGATCAAGATCCTTCTTCACAGAGATAATCGCATCAATTTCAGATATAAAGTTTTCAAGGGATGGAAGATATATTCTTAGTCGTGATTATATGACTCTCAAG CTATGGGATCTCAACATGGATTCAGGCCCTGTTTCAACCTTCCAGGTCCATGAACATTTAAGGCCCAGG CTATGTGATCTGTATGAGAATGACTCaatatttgacaaatttgaGTGTTGTCTTAGCGGGGATGGACTTCGTGTTGCAACTGGTTCCTATGG TAATTTGTTTCGGGTTTTTGGCTGTACTCCTGGAAGCACAGAAGCAACTACTTTGGAAGCAAGCAGAAACCCCATGAG GCGGCAGATTGTAAACCCAACAAGGCCCACACGCACACTAACCTCTCTGGCCCGTGGCGTGCGAAGAG GTGGGGAGAATCAAGGCGTTGATGCCAATGGAAATTCATTTGACTTTTCAACCAAGTTGCTCCATCTTGCATGGCACCCAACCGAGAATTCTATTGCATGTGCTGCTGCAAATAGTTTGTATATGTATTATGCGTAG